agaccaCAAACGTGGCTAGTGTCCCTGTGGCCTGGCCCAGAGAGAGATTCTGATTTGACCCACAGCTCTGGGGAGTTTCTTAGGATGACATTAGGCAAGTTCAGGCTTGGGACCTGGGATAGTAAAATGCTAGCAACCAGGCCTCAGTAGTGCAGGCTGCAGAGGGCTCACCCTAGATCTTGCAACTCCAGAGGAATATTTTATAGGTGCTTCCCACAGTGTTCCTTCTATGGCATGATCAGAACAAGGGGGGCGGGAGCTGGGAAACTCTGACTTTGGGAATCAAGGGATGTCATCACCACCCGGCAAAATGCAGGGAGCTTGGAGCCAGACTAGAAAACCTTGCAGAGGGGCAGCTCTGCATTGACCTGACTGCTTAACACTAGGTGTGTTGGGAATAAAGTTTATATAGTTGGTGTGGGTCTGTATAAATCTAGCCAGGCCATGATAGCAGCCAAGTTCCATTTCCATTCCTTTGCTATGAGATTAATCTGTTTACCATGAAAGGGGACCTTTTAGGTAACCTGTTCTCCAAGCAGTGACCCAGGAGAACACAGCAGACTCACTGGCACTAATGTACCTTAAAAGGTAAAGCCAGGGCCTCTGGCCAATGACACATCTTAGCCACACCCAGGGCCACAGAAGGCAAGAGTCACTGTTCCCAAGGTGCATTGATGATGTAATCCTTTGTGCAGTagaaaagaatgtgagctcactaAACGGAAGCTTCTGTGGGGCCTGTGTGGAAGGAAAGAGCTCTTAGACCCAACCTTTCTctgaccaccccacccccaaactgaTCTATCTTCTGTCCCACAAAACCCACTAGCTTATGAAAACTCAGACCAATTACAGTCTCAGTCTGGAAATAAAGCCAGCATCAGAGTCTCCACTTGATTCCTAAACCCAAAATTTCCTCCACCACACTGCACTCCCCAGTCTACCATCATATCTGTTGTTAAAATAAAACCCTAGTCTGGCCCACCCAATTGTGTTCATGTTCCCCCAGTCCCAGTCTCCAGGGACTGTCTTCCCCAGGGCCTTTCCTCAAATGCCCATCCGAGCACCAGGAAGCTCATCTACTTTATCCTCTTTCAAAATTGTTTTCTTATTGATGGCTCATGTCTCCACCCAGAATGTCATGTCCAGAAGGCCAGGACTGCACCTTGCTCACCAAATCCCTCCATGCCTGGGCCTCAGAGACTGAGAATTTatagagtgagtgaatgaatggatgaagtaATGCTGTTCTCAGCTCCCCTGTCAGAAAAACAGACTGGATTCCAGGCTAAAGGATAAGTAGAATCCATGGCTTGAACTAACCTCCTCTTTCACTCACCTGGGTCTCTAACACCAGCACCCCCTCAACCCTCAAGATCCTGGTTCTGTAATATCATAAACAGAAGCTCTAGGGGCTGCTTCCTGGAAGTGTCCCcactccccctaccccaccccaaatTCCAGACAGCTGTCTTTCCTCTGAGAATAGCTCCTGAAAAATCCAGGTGCATTTCAAGCCACATAAGAACTTTTTATTGCAAAGGGGACCCAGGGGAAGAGGAGTGGGAATAGCTCTGAGGGCTGAGGATAGGGATGGGTAAGCCTCAGAGCATGCCTATGCAATAGTGCAGCATTCAAACCATTTCAGTGCAGGGGTGAATCTGTGACCATCCAGTGAAGTCCAAAAGGCATTTCCATCTGGGGTCATGGGCAACAGGAAGGGGTGAAATGAGGGCCAGCTCCATGGGAGGGGGCATCTGAGACACAGGGTCTCAGCTTTCGATCAGAAGCTAGTGTTTCTTGACTTCTGCAGGGTAAGACAGAAAACATTCTTCAACTTCTTCAACTGAAGTTGTTGTCCCTGACACAGTCCCGGGAGCCGTGGTGCAAGCAGTGGCCGCAAGGGGCGCTCGTTCCCAGGGCACTGAAACCCGCCATGGACAGGAGCAGGCTGGTGGAGATCCAGGTTGAACACTGCCCAAGGCTGAAGGGAGAGCCATTATAGGAAAGAGGAAACCCCCCTTCTTCATACCCCCAGGGAACCGCAGAAGACAGCAATGAGGACTCTCTACCTGGGGCAGCAGAAGCAAAGACCTTCCATCCCACTGAGAAATAGGtgcaaaccaccaccaccacccccaggtgACATAGGTACATAGTCCCCTACCCGCAAGAAATCCACTCAAGAATCCCCAGTGGAGCAGGCACACATATTGTCGCCCCCCCTGAAAATAAAGCAGTCTCTCCCACAAGGAAAGACCCAcgaaccctcccccacacccaggaCAAGCCAATGAAATCTACACACAAGCAAACAGACCAAACACACAGAATCACCCAGAAtgtcccctaccccacccccaaaaaaagaaaaacagtcacaAACACAAAGACAGATCCTTCTCTGCACACACAGGGAGGGGGATACCATTTGACCCTTATAACCCAAATTAAGCAAAGGGAGAGGGTGACTTTAGACCCTTACAACAAACAAAGGAAGGGGGTGACATTTGACCCTTATAACCAAAATTAAGCCAATTATCTACTTACTGAACTTCCCTGCCCCACATCCCAGACCAGTCCtgcagggagaaggaggaagcgGGTGAGTGAATCTATCCTGTAAATACAGTATTTTCCATTCTCCTTAACATAGCACCTCCAGCCCATTCCAGACGTCAGGAATCTTTCCATCCTGTAAGTTCTTTGGTTCTCTCAACCTACCCCCTTCCCCCACAGGCCTTCTGAATCAAATCCTTCTGGACCTTTAAACTCAATCCTTCCTGCCCTGAATTCAGGTAACTCACTTTTACTCATAACTTCTTAGAGGAAGGAGAAGCCAAAACTAACCAAATAAACTATACTTCCTTTGGCCTGATCCTATCTTAAAAAGAGAAATCATGGGGTAGGCAATTTTGAAACATTCCAGGAGGGTTATAGAGGAGATATCTCTTATCTGAACAATTTGTTCAAGCTGTGCCCAAGTACTTTCTACCTGAGGTGGTCCTTTCCCCCTGAgactcagtttcctcctctgtctgTACTATGGGGCTAATAGAATCGCTCTCAAGATGTTCTGTGGGGCTTTATGGAAATATGAAGCAGAGCATGCCTGAGCAGACCCAGCTAGAACTCACAGCCTACTGCTCTCTGGGGTGAAAATCTAGGCCCTAGCTACTCCTTAAATCCTGCCTTCCCAAGGAAAGGCAGTGGTAGccctggtgagcacacatattaacatgTTCAAGAGCCTGGTCCCTACCAGTAggtgggaagctttacaagtggtgaggttgggctgcatgtatctctctctctctgtctctctatctctctctctccatttggtgttttcttttccctccagctttatcactggggcttagtgccagcactatgaatccactgctacaggcagccattttcttccattttattggctaggacagagagaaattgagagaggaggggggagatggagaggtagagagaaagagagacacctgcagacctgcttcgccatttgtgaaacttcccccatgcaggtggggagcaaggagttgaacctggatccttgcacaggttcttcagtttagtactatgtgtgcttaaccaggtgcaccaccacctggccctctacctcaccccttccctctcaacttttgtctatcTCTACTAATATCAAAAAGCAaaggaaatggctaccaggagtgatgaattcactgtgctccagtgataaccccagtggcaatataTATTATTCCTGCCTTCCTGGGCCTGGAGGAGCAGGGTGGACTTGAGAAGAAGACACTGCATAAGGGACCTATGTCTCCCTGGCTGGACCTCTAACTGACCTGCTATGCATATCATGCATCCCTATGGCTCCCCTGCTGATGAACTAAACTCTCTGTGGCCTGAAGGGGTCTGAGCATGTTCCCTCACCTGCTCTCCTGGCCCTCCAGCAGCCGCTTGTAGGTGGCGATCTCCAGGTCCAGGCCCAGCTTGACCATCATGAGCTCCTGGTACTCACACAGCTGCCTCACCATGACCTGCTTGGCCCGCTGCAGGGCAGCCTCCAGCCAAGCCAGCTTGCACTTGGCACTGCCAGAGTCCCCTTcctcctgcacagctggtgggtCCTTGGCTCTCTCTAGTTCACCAGGCTGGGGACAATGGAAGGACCATGGACAGAAGGGCACTCTTGGCCCCCTACCCATTAAGGATTTAGACCTTTTCCAAAGGCTGGATTTCTGCTGAAGAATTACAGAGCATTTGCAGGGAATGAGGAGGCCTGTTTTGAAACATGTATTTATGTTTCTGCCCCAATCCTAAGGTGGAGACTTGGGAGCAGTCATGGGGTAGCTGAGAGGCATCTCTAATATATGCTCCAAAGCACATATTGTTGGAATGGCTATTTCATCAGGGAAACTAACATGAAGAATACCCTTTCCTCACAAGttatgaggaaaagaaaaagaaaaagaaacacttgcaTACTTGCTTCTAAAGAAACCAGtaagaggctgggtagtggttcatccagtagagtgcacatgtcagcatgtacaaggacctgggttcaagctcctggccctccCTTTGAatggggggaagcttcgtaagcagtggagaagtgcttcattttgtgtgtgtgcaaaaaaaaaattttttttgttctgtAAGGATAATCTCATTGCTAGTCAAAGTGATGATAAGTGACAGAAAACCctcatcttatttattattattctgttttgccaccaggttcagtgctggcactaccaatccaccactcccagcaggccatcttttccttttattattttttctttctttctgttttattggacaggacagagagaaattgagagtagagggagggaaaaacaaagtgggagaaagacagacacctacagacctgctgaagcatgccccctgcagatggagaaggGAGCTCagcctaagtccttgcacatagtggtaTGTGCAAAACCCTCCACTTCAGTGTCAAAGACAGGGAAGCAGGGGGTAAGCCACTGTGTGGAGTCTCACTTTAACATTGCCAGACCTTCACATTTTGAAAGAGGACCTAGAAAACTGCATTCCTGGGTGCTTGAAACCTTTGAAGATGGGCTCAAATTGAATAATGTGAAGGACAAGCAAAACAGAGACATAAAGAACACACATCCATGTACTAAAATGATATCCAAACTAGCACCGACAGTGAATGACTTGCCTGTGTGGGCTGTGTTGAGTTCTAAGTAAATGTGAGCTGGGCAGACATAGACAGTCACACTCCTGTCAGCTCACAAAGAGGAGCTCTGTCCAACTAGCCAAAGGATAAGGTGTCTAGTCTCGTGATCAAGCATGCTGGAATCCCCGACCCCATCACCAATCTGCGGCCTAAACTCTCACCCTCACCTGACTCTTGGTGCTGTCCAGCTCCAAGGTCAGCTGCTGGATGGCCTGGTTGAGCCTGTTCAGCTCCTCCTTGCTGTGTCTCAGGGGCTGCCTGCATTTCTGCACAGTTGCCTCGATGTCCTCATAGCACAGGAGGGTAGATATAGAACAGAAGGGGAACTTGACTGAGgccctgaggccctgaggccaCTCCCATACCCACCCACACAACCACTATCACAGATAAGACATCTAACTTCACACCACTTCTGTTTCTCTATGGGATAATAATTTCTTATCCACACTGCCCTTGGCTGGCTAAGTTCTGAAGGATTCTTCCAGACCTAGAGAAGCTAAGGGCACTGTGAATTTAGGCAAAAAGGATAATGCACTGTTGAACTCAACCTCTGGGTGAGGTCACAGAGGATTCATGCTAGGAGGAGCAAGTAAGGTATATAAAAACAATTTAATATCCCCATATGATCATCTAAAGTGACACAAAAGGAGTTTAATAAAATTAAGACTTTAAAAGGGGGTGGAAGACAATTCACTCAGTAGCATACACACTTGACCAGATATGAGGAGCTGCGTTCCAGCCCCTAGTACCACATGGAAGTGCCATGCACAGCACCAGGGTAAGCTTCATGAAGGGTGGAGCAgcactgtgatgtctttctctcctgcactccctgcctcttcctctgtgcctagctttctctctccctcactccccctctccctctccctctctctctctctaaaattaaAAGATGAAAATAGAGTCCCCTAAGatcagtgaaatcacacaggTACATAGCCCAACACCAAAAGCAAGTTAacaaaaaagctttttaaaatctCGGAGTATGAAACAAAATGTTTGACTTGAATGCCTTTAGTCAGTGACAGATTCTGGCTCCTTCTCCAACCCCAAGCTGATATCTCTAAGAAATGCTGTCAGGGCTCCTTACCCCTCCCATGTCATGTCTCTATATACTACATGATAAGTCTGGACATCAGGCAGCTGACACTTACAATGCACCTGCCACTCTCTCCAAAGTCCTTTTACCTCCTCCATCTGGCTGAGCTCACCAGCAGCTATGCACCAGGCAGATGTTAGGTCACCATCCTCTTTCACTGAGAAAGCTGGCACTCATTATATCTACCTTGCAAGGAAGCAAGGACTCAGAGGAACATGAGTGGTCTTGCCAGGCAATGACTGAACCAGGTCACACCTTAAACCCATGGTCTTTACTCTGCAGAGTGATATAAAGCCACCTGCACCCTTCAACCCCCAAAAAAGAGGAGATATTTATGCCAAACCAGGGAATAGACATCAACAAACTGCAAAGCATTATCTCCCATCCATCTCTACCCTGTCCCTACCGATCCTTTCCTGTTGCCATTCTCCAAAGCTAGATAGATACAATAGGCAACCTTGTGCCTGGTTGAGTCCCACAGAACTGAAGGGCATCCACGCCCCCTCATCCTGTGTGACCCAGTGAAGCCAGTGAGCACGTCTTACCATGATGAACAGAGCTCCAGTCCTCCACAGGCCTCTCAGCAAAACCTAAGCCAGCTCCAACCTAAGGAGCTCCCAGAATCCTCTCCTCTGGGGACCAGGCCACTCCTTTCTAGTGGCTTTGTGACCTCACCTTGTTACAACTACAATGTTCTGGAAATAGTGCAAGAGAACATTCTGTAAACCCAGATGGGAAGGTAGAGGTTCCTGGGCTGGAGCATGTGCTGTGCATGTTAACCTCATCCTATCATTAAGCAACCATTCTCCAGAGCTTCTATGTGAAGCATTCCCTTCTTTCTAGTTATCATTTTACCCTACCAGAATGAAACCCCAAGCAGTTATTTTTGTCCATCACTGAACTCTACATAAATAGAATTGTTGTTTGTATTCTTCTTTTCCTAAAGATCTATTgacttgtttatgagagagaaagagagagagccagaacattactctggtacatgtgccaggAGTCAAACTCAGAGCCCCATGCATGTAAGTTCAGTGctttagctactgtgccacctccaaggtTTATTGGTTTACTCCTATGCCTTGCTTTGTCCACTTCAGCATTCTATTTGTGAAATTATCCCCCTCTGATGAATGGAAATTTATTTTTCACTACTATAAGGCATTCTAGTGTGTGAGCATTTTCTATTCTTCTATAAGTAACTGTGTATGTCTcggttttatttttgctttaggaAGCTACTACTATGAGCTTTTTGATATGTATCTATGGCTGTACTTTGGCAAGAGCTTGAGTATTAACTGTCAAATCTTTTTAACTACAATTCAAAATAAACATTTCATATCATGGATGATTACCCACATACATATCTGTTCATATAAATTGAAATGTTTTGTGAAAAGTTATTATTACCAGGTATGGTACACTTTTAATCATTTTAACACATTCTTCTTAAAAGTCATATTATCGGGGAGacagttaatggcttacagtacagtttaGTTTCAGTTTATAACCTTATAGTTTAGGTCCATGTCTTACAAATAGTGTATTGCTTTAATTGTTTATCTAATAATTCAAAGTAGATGGATTACACCAACACTAGAACCAAAGCATCAGTAATAATTTTCATCTGCACTGTTTAGTTTCTTCTTCACTGTAATAAACAGAAAATTGGCAATGCTCATATATCACAGCACAAACAATATTTCAGGCTATATCATACAACTAACTATAAACAGTaactaagttaaaaaataaaataagaaagctgAAATTCATTTTTTCACAAGAAGCAGAACTTTTAAGAGCAAGGCATGAGCTCTGAAAAAATTTGCTTGGGGGGGATGCAGTTTGAGGTTTTTAAACAAAAGATTCAGGTTTAAATGGATGTCCACCAAAGTACAAATAGATAATAAGTGGCCGCCAAAGTACTGCCCTTGGCAGTCTAGAATATATGGGCAGCAGAGCATGCCCTAGAGAACCATTCTCAGTACACTTTATCCTGCCACATTCCAAATGTGTCCACAGAAATTTTTATAATGTCATCCTAGTTGCCACCTAGTGCAGTAGAAATGGGTGGGCAAGGGAGAAAAAATTTGCTGAGAAAAGAACAGAGTAATACCTCTACTAGTTGCCTGAATATTGGCCCCTTAAATCACAATGACAACTAGGAcatttcacttggacagtgcactcaattttgtatatatagatatagatatataaatacatacacacagacatgTGTATGTGTAAAGTacaaagagagaaattcagacaTTAAGCATTAAATGCTGTCCATGTAGTGAGCTGGatgtcaaagaaaaataaatgaaaaaaaaaatttccccaaaaACAGTGCAAAGAATATGAAAGTGGACTCAATATCTGCACGTTAGTAATGGggcatactttatttttttcttttaatttatttacttaaaaaaggagacattaacaaaaccataggataagaggggtacaactccacacaactcccaccaccagatctccacatcccatcccctcccctgatagatttcctattctttaattctctggggagtatggacccaaggtcattgtgggttgcagagggtggaaggtctggcttctgtaattgcttccctgctgaacatgggcataaactggtcaattcatactcccagtctgcttctctctttccctagtaggatggggctctggggaagtggagctccaggacatattggtggggttgtctgtccagggagatcgggtcaacatcatgctagcatctggaacctggtggctgaaaacagagttaacatacaaagccaaacaaattgttgaacaatcatggacctaaaggctggagtagtgcagatgaagtgattgggggggaggggtcttccattttgtagatagctagcaggcatattttagttatatttcaaaaggcctgtagctatactagtcattttttttgtttgttttctctgagcctgaaatctgatatgcagatggattcaagttattgtctggggaggtgatgtcatggctgcagaaggaacagaaagcttgatcagggaagatagtagctccctaataagggaagggggtataaatattgttgattgtaaaccccatcaatttgatttggtctggggcccatattcagctttggagcc
This portion of the Erinaceus europaeus chromosome 7, mEriEur2.1, whole genome shotgun sequence genome encodes:
- the LOC103109275 gene encoding keratin, type II cuticular Hb1-like, with the translated sequence MDIEATVQKCRQPLRHSKEELNRLNQAIQQLTLELDSTKSQPGELERAKDPPAVQEEGDSGSAKCKLAWLEAALQRAKQVMVRQLCEYQELMMVKLGLDLEIATYKRLLEGQESRTGLGCGAGKFTLGSVQPGSPPACSCPWRVSVPWERAPLAATACTTAPGTVSGTTTSVEEVEECFLSYPAEVKKH